The following are encoded together in the Strongyloides ratti genome assembly S_ratti_ED321, chromosome : 2 genome:
- a CDS encoding Mlh1, with the protein MGIIKKLPDDVVNLIAAGEIIAKPSNAIKELIENSMDANATEINIKISDGGLGLLQIQDNGCGIHKDDLNIVAERFTTSKLQSTEDLKRMQTYGFRGEALASISCISDLNITSRVPSSNMAYSADFVLGKLDGTIKVAAGKVGTIVTARNLFKNLKVRKKSFKNSTEERNRISDTIARYAIENPHISFSFKSDLNKISFRTSGNNSIKDCVSSLLGGDIGNCLVERSFSDERLQFECKFVFTKPKAAHTSTYIKDKVENKRIFHVFINKRLVECNSLQNAINNTFSLCDKICNFISVSLKINPERVDVNVHPSKKNVIFLNSEQIIQKLCDYLKDYCCNEASATIELKDNTQNLSLDFDVLGYEKLKIHNTPVSQRVTKGLQNDTIECNNKEMENLNLTHSSICDNSSSKDNNEISIISSTSKTEELNSSTEPIAKKSKIMRDSDQPLILDFVSGGDKYKNAQLDVETFESSQNEFSTKKVYDYYKDRTNTVDRKISEFFYKDNKDDFRRHCISQDVTLVSIDNPAGVIELKEKYDSLQISLVREFDLKSLKSLIDEVFKSVDDELKEIFHCFTFVGFPNDLDYLLIQHNTCLFRLNFVDIFGEIFYQLFLFSFGNFSIYRFEAESDDDLPYLDDLLRCYFILNNGDIEGESVISDVKKGIEFLVKQKDMLWDYFGILIETKNSKPYLSAIPLLLKNYVPHYEALPSLIYNLIGGVDYNNESRCIQQICCILSNFYIPKTKFCAKVEVEKNIYCLNKTVEQWQEIVREILIPLIPKFHPSENLRRNMAVYKVTNCRELYKIFERC; encoded by the exons atggggattataaaaaaacttcCAGATGATGTTGTAAATTTGATTGCTGCAGGTGAAATTATTGCAAAACCTTCAAATGCAATAAAAGAACTTATTGAAAATTCTATGGATGCTAATGCAAcggaaataaatattaaaatttctgaTGGTGGTTTGGGTTTATTACAAATTCAA GATAATGGTTGTGGAATACATAAGGATGATTTAAACATTGTTGCCGAAAGATTTACAACGTCTAAATTGCAATCTACTGAGGATTTGAAAAGAATGCAAACATATGGATTTAGGGGAGAAGCTTTAGCAAGTATTTCATGTATATctgatttaaatattactagTAGAGTACCAAGTTCAAATATGGCTTATAGTGCTGATTTTGTATTGGGAAAGCTTGATGGGACAATAAAAGTGGCTGCAGGAAAGGTTGGTACAATAGTTACTGCCAgaaatttattcaaaaatctTAAAGTACGAAAGAagtcttttaaaaattctacaGAAGAGAGAAATCGTATATCAGACACCATTGCAAGATATGCAATTGAAAATCCTCatatatctttttcatttaaaagtgatttaaataaaatttcatttagAACCTCTGGCAATAATAGCATTAAGGATTGTGTTTCTAGTTTACTTGGTGGAGATATTGGAAATTGTCTTGTGGAGCGAAGTTTTTCTGATGAAAGACTTCAATTTGAAtgtaaatttgtttttacgAAGCCAAAGGCTGCGCATACATCAACATATATAAAGGACAAAGTAGAAAATAAACGAATCTTCCAtgtatttataaacaaaCGTCTAGTCGAATGTAATTCACTACAAAATGCTATTAATAATACATTCAGCTTATGTGACAAAATATGCAATTTTATTTCtgtttctttaaaaattaacccTGAAAGAGTTGATGTTAATGTACATccatctaaaaaaaatgttatttttttaaactctGAACAGATTATTCAAAAACTTtgtgattatttaaaagattattgtTGTAATGAAGCGAGTGCCACAATAGAGTTAAAAGATAATACACAAAATTTATCTCTTGATTTTGATGTTTTAggatatgaaaaattaaaaatacacAACACACCAGTATCACAGAGGGTGACGAAAGGTTTACAAAACGACACAATAGAGTGTAATAACAAGGAAATGGAAAATTTGAATTTAACACATAGTTCTATATGTGATAATTCTTCatcaaaagataataatgaaatatcaataatttcTTCAACTTCAAAAACTGAAGAGTTAAATTCTTCAACTGAACCAATTGCAAAAAAATCAAAGATAATGAGAGATAGTGATCAACCATTAATTTTAGATTTTGTTAGTGGAGGtgataaatacaaaaatgcACAGTTAGATGTTGAAACATTTGAATCATCACAAAATGAattttcaacaaaaaaagtgtatgattattataaagataGAACAAATACTGTAGACAGAAAAATATCtgaatttttctataaagataataaagaCGACTTTAGACGTCATTGTATTTCGCAAGATGTAACATTGGTTTCCATTGATAATCCTGCAGGAGTTATTGAATTGAAAGAAAAATACGATTCGTTACAAATATCACTTGTTAGAGAATTTGACcttaaatcattaaaatctTTAATTGATGAAGTATTTAAATCAGTTGATGACGAGTTGaaagaaatatttcattGTTTTACATTTGTTGGATTTCCAAATGATTTAGACTATCTTTTAATTCAACATAATACTTGTCTATTtagattaaattttgttgatatttttggtgaaatattttatcaactatttcttttttcatttgGAAATTTTAGTATTTATAGATTTGAAGCAGAAAGTGATGATGATTTGCCCTATTTGGATGATTTGTTAAGATGTTACTTTATACTTAACAATGGGGATATTGAAGGTGAATCTGTTATTTCTGATGTTAAAAAAGGAATAGAATTTTTAGTGAAACAAAAAGATATGTTATGGGATTATTTTGGGATATTAATTGAAACGAAGAATTCTAAGCCTTATCTCTCAGCAATTccattacttttaaaaaattacgtTCCTCATTATGAGGCATTGCCTAGTCttatatacaatttaatTGGTGGTGttgattataataatgaatcaCGCTGTATTCAACAAATATGTTGTATactatcaaatttttatattcccaaaacaaaattttgtGCAAAAGTCgaagttgaaaaaaatatttattgtttaaacAAAACAGTAGAGCAATGGCAGGAGATAGTGAGAGAAATTTTAATACCCTTGATACCAAAATTTCACCCATCGGAAAATTTGAGAAGAAATATGGCTGTTTATAAAGTAACAAATTGTCGTGAATTATATAAGATATTTGAGcgttgttaa
- a CDS encoding Sarcoglycan complex subunit protein family-containing protein, whose protein sequence is MAVPHYIRKRRDSELSEYRDPLDEDTQSIKEKKVDVKKLFVTGLREKKLLFLIIYVIILFIIAVGMLALNILLINVLQMNARGMRSVHFNNYIDPETNQQLTMVDFTGEKINLGHVIAESGKVYGEKDKNMRIEGSRIIIRSGEKGPSYSMSNGVCKIENAEDFHVLNRDDGKILFSARNPLIVIDKKIRKISTKNIVTNKIRSPINEELSIVGNNINLRGNEGILFDSKNLNITIDTALRLKTSSDGSLRILAPSVRLANTHKTLPLSSSPALTASIDAFKVCICSSARPKLFIVQGNKPCTANTNICL, encoded by the exons atGGCAGTTCCTCATTATATTCGAAAACGAAGAGATTCAGAATTATCTGAATACAGAGATCCCCTTGATGAAGATACTCAatcaataaaagaaaaaaaagttgatgttaaaaaactttttgttaCTGGattaagagaaaaaaaattattattcttaattatttatgtgataattctttttataattgccGTTGGAATGTTAGCA cttaatatattattgataaatgtTTTACAAATGAATGCACGAGGAATGAGATCagtacattttaataattatatagatCCAGAGACAAATCAACAATTAACAATGGTAGATTTTACTggagaaaaaattaatttaggTCATGTAATAGCTGAAAGTGGAAAAGTATATGgagaaaaagataaaaatatgcGTATTGAAGGAAGTAGAATTATTATAAGAAGTGGAGAAAAAGGTCCTAGTTATTCAATGAGTAATGGTGTAtgtaaaattgaaaatgcAGAAGATTTTCATGTATTAAATAGAGATGAtggaaaaattttgtttagtGCAAGAAATCCATTGATtgtaatagataaaaaaattagaaaaataagtacaaaaaatatagttacaaataaa aTAAGAAGTCCAATTAATGAAGAATTAAGTATTGTtggaaataatattaatctaCGTGGAAATGAAggaattttatttgattcaaaaaatttaaatattactattGACACAGCTTTACGTCTTAAGACATCTTCTGATGGTTCTTTAAGAATACTTGCACCATCAGTTCGCCTTGCCAATACTCATAAAACATTACCATTATCTTCTTCCCCAGCACTTACAGCATCTATTGATGCCTTTAAAGTATGTATCTGTAGTTCAGCAAGACccaaattatttattgttcaAGGAAACAAGCCATGTACAGCAAATACTAATATTTGTTTGTAa
- a CDS encoding Lupus La protein, whose translation MIQEQSVSLLSPQDIPAFIRKTFDHYFGNYNYTKDNFLQEQAKAGIDGWVDLSIFEKFKKVSEYVKSEELRPYVFEGLKDGKYFIFDEEKKAVKRNPNIPLPESSILYWQGCKNRTAFFKGFPLDATLDEIINYCEKYGVVENVSKHTNHQTKEFKGSVFTIYETVEEMQKALEGDDKFGEHEIKRTSREEYMKEIAEENKKKKEEAKSMKENKNKAVEDAVNTPTFKSGNVLALTGLPEKVNLNDIKTYFKKFGDCAFVQLEEDGKAKVRFAGDTENIAKEVLEKALKDGEGKLALFAENGNVEASVLTSDEEKEYWKSYYHHINTNKKGNGNFKRNKKNGGRGNYSRNGRDRNGEDENKSQNNKRKNQNESEVEEKKSKVEESETKEKEVHVGDN comes from the coding sequence ATGATTCAAGAACAATCAGTTTCATTATTGTCTCCTCAAGATATTCCTGCTTTTATCAGAAAAACATTTGATCATTATTTTGGAAATTACAATTACACAAAGGATAATTTTCTTCAAGAACAAGCTAAAGCAGGAATTGATGGATGGGTtgatttatcaatttttgaaaaatttaaaaaagtttctgAATATGTTAAAAGTGAAGAATTGAGACCATATGTTTTTGAAGGTTTGAAAGatggtaaatattttatttttgatgaagaaaaaaaagctGTTAAACGTAACCCAAATATCCCTCTTCCAGAAAGTTCTATCTTATATTGGCAAGGATGTAAAAACCGCACTGCATTTTTCAAAGGCTTTCCTTTAGATGCTACTTTAGATGAAATTATTAACTACTGTGAAAAATATGGTGTTGTAGAAAATGTTAGTAAACATACTAATCACCAAACCAAAGAATTTAAAGGTTCTGTCTTTACTATCTATGAGACTGTTGAGGAGATGCAAAAAGCTCTAGAGGGAGATGATAAATTTGGAGAACATGAAATTAAAAGAACAAGTCGAGAGGAATACATGAAAGAAATTGCTGAAgagaacaaaaaaaagaaagaagaaGCCAAATCTatgaaagaaaataaaaacaaagcTGTTGAAGATGCCGTTAATACTCCAACCTTTAAATCAGGAAATGTTTTAGCTTTAACTGGTCTTCctgaaaaagttaatttgAATGACATCAAgacttattttaaaaaatttgggGACTGTGCATTTGTTCAACTTGAAGAAGATGGTAAAGCAAAGGTTCGTTTTGCTGGTGATACAGAAAATATAGCAAAAGAAGTTTTGGAGAAAGCTCTTAAGGACGGTGAAGGAAAGTTGGCTCTGTTTGCAGAAAATGGAAATGTTGAGGCAAGTGTTTTGACTTCAGATGAGGAAAAAGAATATTGGAAATCATACTATCATCATATTAACACTAACAAGAAAGGCAATGGAAACTTTAAAcgtaacaaaaaaaatggtgGCCGTGGTAATTATTCTAGAAACGGTAGGGATAGAAATGGTGAAGATGAAAATAAAagtcaaaataataaacgtaaaaatcaaaatgaaTCTGAAGTAGAGGAAAAGAAATCTAAAGTTGAAGAATCTGAAACTAAGGAGAAAGAAGTACATGTTGGAGATAACTAA
- a CDS encoding WD40 repeat and WD40/YVTN repeat-like-containing domain and WD40-repeat-containing domain-containing protein — translation MEKEKKIEEKRKSGHTKKDRQKKVEKKGEKKKKSKLRQVIEYEDDFEEDDDDTSRNTKNISNLESLQNKYENDFEEYSEDDEIKLEEQKNSSKIFQRLNNQKVYNSMGKKEVVVERPITRDIRRVTKNFNNTNQYNTSSSSVSRIINFDNARTINLESISSSLSRYNKFKNLIDIEAVTIFFDHIPPIKDYDFYMSMFGSKTKSQVGCQTGDDNKNIGIMTDGLFEKVNFWCQFPELDQTINWGTEGDKIIDNEIKKKEQLDEELFETFNKNKLRDEKLIKLVDAMEKIVNKITEVNEVNMKQKEGSILDHKSDFNFTYGYNELNNQFYSENASVTALHYSTSSLSNTKSKFLFVAVKMGVCKIDSKFNNKSFIIQYSTSNYKNIINIFCTTGEVTTLCTSPNNNTTLVAGTISGTILLFDFYESEKFFKKYKFNFDNNIQIYPVRMASFDTSYESLNNEFIEINSPIVSVYGFTSKFDTISFSLISLNENGILTLWNVYKIETPSIEIETNLGLHRPSSKLQMKKCEVLYPLKTIPSIIYSPTHVIANFMGIILPKNNKNDIQSKNIVTGKGINILIATGNGYVLNTTVSTLGIKKKTNFCNGPRLLTLLDENTFEITSIQSSPFSEHIFAIGLCTGNLIIGSIYDKGIKIILSPPISSKFIVTSIEWSPHENGVIYSIHNYNNLLIWNINISKSPIAVIDLTTSIGDENIKISTTKCFIGEDNYPYLIFGLTNGKVQIHRLENVLKIDDRKKNKSLDEILNNILS, via the exons atggagaaagaaaaaaaaattgaagaaaaaag aAAAAGTGGTCATACAAAAAAAGATAGACAAAAAAAGGTAGAAAAAAAAggtgagaaaaaaaaaaaatctaagtTAAGACAAGTAATTGAGTATGAGGATGACTTTGAAGAAGATGATGATGATACTAGTagaaatacaaaaaatatttctaatttagaatctttacaaaataaatatgaaaatgatTTTGAAGAGTATTCTGAAGatgatgaaataaaattagaagaacaaaaaaactcatcgaaaatatttcaacgtctcaataatcaaaaagtatataattcAATGGGTAAAAAAGAAGTAGTAGTAGAAAGACCTATTACAAGGGATATTCGAAGagttacaaaaaattttaataatactaatCAATATAATACTTCATCCTCATCAGTTTcaagaataataaattttgacaATGCACGAACTATTAATTTAGAATCTATCTCTTCTTCTCTTTcaagatataataaatttaaaaatttaattgatatagaagcagtaacaattttttttgatcatATACCACCAATAAAAGATTATGACTTTTATATGTCAATGTTTGGTTCAAAAACAAAATCACAGGTAGGATGTCAGACTGGTGATGATAATAAGAATATTGGTATTATGACAGATGGTTTATTTGAAAAGGTAAATTTTTGGTGTCAATTTCCAGAATTAGACCAAACAATTAATTGGGGTACAGAGGGTGACAAAATAATcgataatgaaattaaaaaaaaagaacaattAGATGAAGAGTTATttgaaacttttaataaaaataaattaagagatgaaaaattaattaaattggTAGATGCTATGGagaaaattgttaataaaataactgAAGTTAATGAGGTTAATATGAAACAAAAAGAAGGATCAATTTTAGACCATAAATctgattttaattttacatatgGATATAATGAATTAAACAATCAATTTTATTCTGAAAATGCTTCTGTAACAGCCTTACATTACTCAACTTCTTCATTATCAAAtacaaaaagtaaatttttatttgttgcTGTTAAAATGGGAGTATGTAAAATTgattcaaaatttaataataaaagttttattattcaatATTCAACatctaattataaaaatattataaatattttttgtacaACAGGTGAAGTGACAACTTTATGTACATCacctaataataatacaacaTTAGTAGCAGGAACAATATCAggaacaatattattatttgactTTTATGAAagtgaaaaattttttaaaaaatataaatttaattttgataataatatacaaatatatccTGTAAGAATGGCATCTTTTGATACCTCATATGaaagtttaaataatgaatttattgaaataaattcaCCAATAGTTTCTGTATATGGATTTACATCTAAATTTGATActatttcattttcattaatttcattaaatgaaaatggaatattaactttatggaatgtttataaaattgaaacaCCATCTATTGAAATTGAAACAAATCTTGGTCTTCATCGTCCATCCTCAAAATtacaaatgaaaaaatgTGAAGTATTATATCCACTAAAAACAATTCCATCAATAATTTATTCACCAACTCATGTTATAGCTAATTTTATGGGAATTATATTAccaaaaaacaataaaaatgatatacaAAGTAAGAATATAGTAACAGGAAAAGgaataaatattcttattgCAACAGGAAATGGTTATGTATTAAATACAACTGTATCAACATTaggaattaaaaaaaaaactaatttttgtAATGGTCCACgtttattaacattattgGATGAAAATACTTTTGAAATAACATCTATTCAATCATCACCATTTAGTGAACATATATTTGCTATTGGATTATGTACAGGTAATCTAATTATAGGTAGCATATATGATAAAgggataaaaataattttatcaccACCTATATcatcaaaatttattgtaacaTCAATTGAATGGTCACCACATGAAAATGGTGTTATATATAGTAttcataattataataatttattaatttggaatattaatattagtaAATCTCCAATAGCTGTTATAGATTTAACAACTTCAATTGgtgatgaaaatattaaaatatctacAACCAAATGTTTTATTGGTGAAGATAATTATCCTTATCTTATTTTTGGATTGACAAATGGAAAAGTTCAAATTCATAGACTtgaaaatgtattaaaaattgatgataggaaaaaaaataaaagtttagatgaaattttaaataatattttatcttaa
- a CDS encoding Coiled-coil domain-containing protein 134 family-containing protein, translating to MDKKETAKESFAKHESENMSKQYSKLLHIKRREQLNSIQSLSNQKDYKKQKDTVKQLIAAIRKVLIEDKEILSNIEINNIEEILSDKSLIRDNFARVIENIAFFGDITLRFPLQSGIKYNKDIEFNSAVNWAYNFSKNFSYLYDDGTLKMFHLFAQELTIIPREANYRNPYDIKNIKEDLIIEASLKMKKELEEKKKAKKEASLKIKKDKSQHNEL from the exons ATggataaaaaagaaacagCGAAAGAAAGTTTTGCCAAGCATGAATCAGAAAACATGTCAAAACAAt attCTAAATTGTTGCACATAAAGAGACGTGAACAATTAAATAGTATACAAAGTTTGTCAAAtcaaaaagattataaaaaacaaaaagacACCGTAAAACAATTGATTGCTGCAATAAGAAAAGTACTTATAGAGgacaaagaaatattatccaatattgaaattaacaatattgaagaaattttatcAGATAAGTCTTTAATACGAGATAACTTTGCTAGGGTCATAGAGAACATTGCATTTTTTGGTGACATTACCTTGCGATTCCCTTTACAAAGTGGCATTAAATACAATAAAGATATAGAATTTAATTCAGCTGTAAATTGGgcttataatttttcaaaaaatttttcctaCCTATATGATGATGGCactttaaaaatgtttcatttatTTGCACAAGAATTAACAATTATTCCCCGAGAAGCTAACTATCGTAATCCATatgatatcaaaaatatcaaaGAAGATTTAATTATAGAAGCATCTTTAAAGATGAAGAAAGAACTagaagaaaagaaaaaagcaAAAAAAGAGGCCAGTTTAAAGATCAAGAAGGACAAATCCCAACATAATGAATTGTga
- a CDS encoding Palmitoyltransferase, which yields MTKLCKAFYNWAPCILAWTLLLSCSGAFFILLSPELIKFIGIYGWAVVGFDVIFFLISVVNFMRAMLMDPGIIPKADYSEEQLNDDFRSPLYKNVEINGITVRMKWCTTCKFYRPPRASHCSMCNKCIDTFDHHCPWVHNCVGRRNYRQFFFFLLSLSTHAIFVTTICVIFVVTNQDDLSSRPNLCALVLAAVSGIFSLPIVLLTVFHIVLVCRARTTNEQVTGKFRSGFNPFTHGCWKNCTNTLCSSEMPSYIKYNYPQINPFSLEEDYEKTPAVVYVPNDTPKDDSIGTAQSLGMISSSYGIAKQSQHNTSSDSRCNLYDDQTNNEESIPLTTSNTIYEQSVREAMESIVTTQQPSHKSSNVSTSSKSSIQISDFKGPKPLKFTDAVRIHDSLNQSEDNHSNNEETEIR from the exons atgaCTAAATTATGTAAAGCTTTCTACAACTGGGCACCTTGTATATTAGCATGGACGCTACTACTATCATGTTCTGGAgcattctttattttattaagtccagagttaattaaatttattggtATATATGGTTGGGCTGTTGTTGGATTtgatgttatttttttcttaatatctGTTGTTAATTTTATGAGAGCAATGTTAATGGATCCCGGTATTATTCCTAAAg CCGATTACTCAGAAGAACAGTTAAATGACGACTTCAGATCaccattatataaaaatgttgaaaTTAATGGCATTACAGTGAGGATGAAATGGTGTACAACATGTAAATTTTACAGACCACCACGGGCTTCACATTGTTCAATGTGTAATAA atgTATTGATACATTTGATCATCATTGTCCCTGGGTTCATAATTGTGTTGGAAGAAGAAATTAtagacaattttttttcttccttCTATCTTTATCAACACATGCAATCTTCGTCACAACAATATGTGTTATTTTTGTTGTTACAAATCAAGATGACTTATCATCTCGTCCAAATTTGTGTGCTCTTGTTCTAGCGGCAGTTTCGGGAATTTTTTCTCTTCCTATTGTACTATTAACAGTGTTTCATATTGTATTAGTTTGTAGAGCTAGAACAACAAATGAACAAGTGACTGGTAAATTTCGTTCTGGATTTAATCCTTTTACACATGGATGCTGGAAAAATTGTACTAATACATTGTGTTCCAGTGAAATGCcaagttatataaaatataattatccTCAAATAAATCCTTTCTCTCTTGAAGAAGACTATGAAAAAACGCCTGCTGTTGTTTATGTACCAAATGATACTCCAA AAGATGATTCTATTGGAACTGCTCAATCTTTAGGGATGATATCATCATCTTATGGAATTGCCAAACAATCGCAACATAATACTTCATCTGATTCTAGGTGTAATTTATATGATGATCAAACAAATAATGAAGAGTCAATACCATTAACCACATCTAACACTATTTATGAACAAAGTGTACGTGAAGCTATGGAATCAATTGTAACCACACAACAACCTTCACATAAATCATCAAACGTGTCAACATCTAGTAAATCATCCATACAGATCTCTGACTTTAAAGGACCAAAACCCTTAAAATTTACTGATGCTGTAAGAATACATGATAGTTTAAATCAAAGTGAAGATAATCACAGTAACAATGAAGAAACTGAGATTCGGTAA
- a CDS encoding Succinate dehydrogenase assembly factor 2, mitochondrial → MTLLNVIKTITKSFHIPSKRNIHLTVLRNAVSIDLKEKIIYKETDIQKWRARLYYQSFASKILHNLSPKQLSEYDKIINGDTNEWDLFYYVTGRKEPPQEIAETSVFPIIKKFISESEGFKRYN, encoded by the exons ATGACTTTGTTGAATGTTATTAAAACTATTACAAAAAGTTTTCATATCCCTTCTAAACGTAACATTCATTTAACTGTATTAAGAAATGCTGTAAGTAttgatttaaaagaaaaaataatttacaaagAAACGGATATTCAAAAATGGCGTGCAcgtttatattatcaaa GTTTCGCTAGTAAAATATTACACAACCTTTCACCAAAACAATTATCAGAGTAtgacaaaataattaatggAGATACAAATGAATGGGACTTGTTTTATTATGTGACTGGAAGAAAAGAACCACCTCAAGAGATTGCTGAAACAAGTGTATTTCcaattataaagaaatttatttcagAAAGTGAAGGGTTTAAACGTTATaactaa
- a CDS encoding Small integral membrane protein 14 has protein sequence MSDQCEALFSSEAIMHRLSALLQQNQEYCTDTDCDGETLPRIDQNNLVIIMGMWVAFAIFMYALRPSSLRTAGDPQSTKNNGNGRNEDNHDNDQPPAVL, from the exons ATGAGTGATCAATGTGAAGCTTTGTTTAGTTCTGAAGCTATAATGCATAGACTTTCTGCTTTG cTTCAACAAAATCAAGAATATTGTACTGATACTGATTGTGATGGTGAAACATTGCCAAGAATtgatcaaaataatttagttaTTATTATGGGAATGTGGGTAGCATTCGCCATTTTTATGTATGCTTTACGTCCCTCAAGTTTACGTACCGCCGGAGATCCACAATCTACTAAGAATAACGGAAATGGAAGAAATGAAgataat caTGATAATGACCAACCACCTGctgtattataa
- a CDS encoding Zinc finger, nuclear hormone receptor-type domain and Nuclear hormone receptor, ligand-binding domain and Zinc finger, NHR/GATA-type domain-containing protein codes for MSQIEDETLKNSFTTEFDNYLKLTNLKCAVCDYPAKGYHFGAFTCEGCKSFFGRTCKPESLSLLLKSPSNEENLKKCVEIISLKCKYNLNCNIKGKNRTLCKACRYKTCLKVGMAPQNSRYGRRSRYFKISAILDSNDQINESLSVKPKNSNNYVMTLFGVLQANDSFCGNLTIHTQKIFSPKTSQLVETIETDDLKDCLNYCCSLENCNSVTFSGILRSSMSLTNDNNKNCQMYSCPLNSCLLVDAPEQSTGVVSIIIGKDISKIISQNLSFNEETTTKEFPTPVTIEVIPETVKSTTSNSISSIFINPTNSSETFAPVWIIGISIIITIVCVGSNMMFFVIYFCFRRSRRLRHTAEITTIKTPTLHAFNPTI; via the exons aTGTCTCAAATTGAAGatgaaactttaaaaaattcttttactacagaatttgataattatttaaaattgacaaatttaaaatgtgcTGTATGTGACTATCCAGCAAAAGGATACCATTTTGGAGCATTTACTTGTGAAGGATGTAAG tCATTTTTTGGAAGGACATGTAAACCTGaatcattatcattattattaaaaagtccctcaaatgaagaaaatttaaagaaatgtgttgaaattatttcattgaaatgtaaatataatttgaatTGCAATATTAAAGGAAAAAATAGAACTTTATGTAAAGCTTGTAGATATAAAACGTGCCTCAAAGTTGGAATGGCTCCCCAAA atTCTCGATATGGTAGGAGGtcaagatattttaaaatatcagcAATACTTGACAGCAATGATCAAATAAATGAGTCATTAAGTGTAAAGCCTAAAAATTCCAATAATTATGTAA tGACATTATTTGGAGTACTCCAAGCTAATGATTCTTTTTGTGGAAATTTAACAATACATactcaaaaaattttttcaccAAAAACATCACAATTAGTCGAAACAATAGAAACTGATGATTTAAAAGATTGTCTAAACTACTGTTGTAGTCTTGAAA attGCAATTCAGTAACATTTTCTGGTATTTTACGTTCCTCTATGTCTTTaacaaatgataataataaaaattgtcaaATGTATTCTTGCCCATTAAATAGCTGCCTTTTAGTAGATGCTCCTGAACAGTCAACTGGTGTTGTTTCAATTATAATTGGTAAAGACATATCAAAG atAATATCTCAAAATCTTTCATTTAATGAAGAAACAACAACCAAAGAATTTCCTACTCCAGTTACGATAGAAGTAATTCCAGAAACTGTCAAATCAACAACATCAAATTCTATTTctagtatatttataaatccAACAAATTCTAGTGAAACATTTGCCCCTGTATGGATAATAGGAAtttctataataataacaatagtATGTGTTGGGTCAAACATGATGTtctttgttatatatttttgctTTAGAAGATCAAGAAGATTAAGGCATACAGCAGAGATAACTACAATTAAAACACCAACATTACATGCATTTAATCCAACAATATAA